From Candidatus Dormiibacterota bacterium, a single genomic window includes:
- a CDS encoding inorganic diphosphatase produces MADGTVDLGADGADGIVDIIVEIPAGGRNKYEYDHDLHVIRLDRRLFTATAYPTDYGFVPETLALDGDPLDAMVLLADPTFPGCMVRMRTLGVFWMRDEKGPDAKLLGVLEHDPNWDHVVDLGGLPGHLLSEIEHFFTIYKDLEPGKTSYIGGFDGKAEALQELHECKERYHRELPDASGGHPDVPA; encoded by the coding sequence ATGGCCGACGGGACGGTCGACCTTGGGGCCGACGGGGCGGATGGGATCGTCGACATCATCGTGGAGATCCCCGCCGGAGGCCGGAACAAGTACGAGTACGACCATGATCTTCATGTCATCCGACTGGACCGTCGGCTGTTCACCGCGACCGCGTACCCGACCGACTACGGGTTCGTCCCCGAGACCCTGGCACTCGACGGCGATCCGCTCGATGCCATGGTGCTGCTGGCCGATCCCACGTTCCCGGGTTGCATGGTGCGGATGAGGACCCTCGGGGTCTTCTGGATGCGCGACGAGAAGGGACCCGACGCCAAACTGCTCGGCGTGCTCGAGCACGACCCGAACTGGGACCACGTCGTCGACCTCGGGGGTCTGCCCGGCCACCTCTTGTCGGAGATCGAGCACTTCTTCACCATCTACAAGGATCTCGAGCCGGGCAAGACCAGCTACATCGGGGGCTTCGACGGCAAGGCGGAGGCGCTGCAGGAGCTGCACGAGTGCAAGGAGCGGTATCACCGCGAACTGCCGGACGCCTCCGGCGGGCACCCGGACGTGCCGGCCTGA
- a CDS encoding DUF2277 family protein: MCRNITTLRGLQPEATAEEIEAAARQFVRKISGVQAATRGNAEPLERAVRRIAEATVDLLAELPPRRQPPPTLPPLRRVASRAG, encoded by the coding sequence ATGTGCCGGAACATCACGACCCTCCGGGGCCTCCAGCCCGAGGCGACCGCCGAGGAGATCGAGGCGGCCGCCCGCCAGTTCGTACGCAAGATCAGCGGCGTGCAGGCGGCGACCCGGGGCAACGCCGAACCACTCGAGCGGGCCGTCCGCCGGATCGCGGAGGCAACCGTCGACCTGCTGGCCGAGCTTCCGCCCCGCCGGCAACCACCGCCCACGCTCCCGCCGCTGCGTCGCGTCGCCTCCCGAGCGGGCTGA